The Deinococcus sedimenti genome window below encodes:
- a CDS encoding response regulator gives MTASAARRPTILIVDDSPAVLQNLEYLLAPHVNVVLAESGAAALQAVSADTALVLSDVRMPGMSGVELARTLRREHPQLPVVFMTGMIEADLRAEAAALGVLDILRKPLRPGVLFPALQKWLGRRDAPRPAPSSPVTSAAPPLPGGRGLPQSGTVISAPPVSRGNTPDRVWQQAQMFAAGLSVLPGVTAAGVFDTQGDPLTPTDLLGAQVGTYVRFLLTSAQTLAPHLQVGGALRAAQLEFQDRVLVVCPFEGGVVAVLVRDTPGASSVKAWMRSRLR, from the coding sequence ATGACGGCTTCTGCTGCCCGGCGTCCCACGATCCTGATCGTGGATGACAGCCCGGCGGTCCTGCAGAACCTCGAGTACCTGCTGGCCCCGCACGTGAACGTCGTGCTGGCCGAGAGTGGTGCGGCAGCCCTGCAGGCCGTGTCGGCCGACACGGCGCTGGTCCTGTCGGACGTGCGGATGCCCGGGATGAGCGGGGTGGAACTGGCGCGGACCCTGCGGCGGGAGCATCCGCAGCTGCCCGTGGTGTTCATGACCGGCATGATCGAGGCGGACCTGCGCGCCGAGGCTGCGGCGCTGGGGGTGCTGGACATCCTGCGCAAGCCGCTGCGACCCGGCGTACTGTTCCCCGCGCTGCAGAAGTGGCTGGGGCGACGTGACGCTCCTCGCCCTGCGCCGAGTTCGCCGGTCACGTCGGCCGCCCCTCCGCTCCCGGGTGGCCGTGGCCTGCCGCAGTCGGGCACGGTGATCTCGGCGCCACCGGTGAGCAGGGGGAACACGCCGGACCGGGTGTGGCAGCAGGCGCAGATGTTCGCTGCGGGCCTCAGTGTGCTGCCGGGCGTGACCGCGGCGGGGGTATTCGATACCCAGGGTGATCCCCTCACGCCGACGGATCTGCTCGGTGCGCAGGTCGGAACGTACGTGCGGTTCCTGCTGACGTCCGCGCAGACGCTCGCCCCTCACCTGCAGGTCGGCGGGGCGCTCAGGGCCGCGCAGCTGGAATTTCAGGACCGGGTGCTGGTCGTCTGCCCGTTCGAGGGCGGCGTCGTGGCCGTGCTGGTGCGGGATACGCCGGGCGCGAGCAGCGTGAAGGCGTGGATGCGCAGCCGCCTGCGCTGA
- a CDS encoding DinB family protein, with product MTHPDPRLPIGPIPLLARTPGTPTEVAARMDAAVQDWHDLLAATPHERLTARPHPHGWTVAQLAHHTADAHAHGLSRLKYALTTSGYVVQPFDQDAWLTLPDATLPVGDALDLLRVTKRRWTTLLRTLNPEQLDTTLTHPQEGPQTLWNLTAKHDWHLRHHLAQARLALTGTP from the coding sequence ATGACCCACCCCGACCCCCGGTTGCCCATCGGGCCTATCCCGCTGCTGGCCCGCACGCCGGGCACCCCCACTGAGGTCGCGGCGCGTATGGACGCCGCCGTGCAGGACTGGCACGACCTGCTGGCCGCCACGCCCCACGAGCGACTGACCGCCCGACCCCACCCGCACGGCTGGACGGTCGCGCAGCTCGCGCACCACACCGCCGACGCGCACGCCCACGGCCTGAGCCGCCTGAAGTACGCCCTGACCACTTCCGGGTACGTCGTGCAGCCCTTCGACCAGGACGCCTGGCTGACCCTCCCCGACGCCACGCTGCCCGTGGGGGACGCCCTGGACCTGCTGCGCGTCACGAAGCGCCGCTGGACCACCCTGCTGCGCACCCTGAACCCCGAGCAGCTCGACACGACCCTCACGCACCCGCAGGAAGGCCCGCAGACCCTCTGGAACCTGACCGCCAAGCACGACTGGCACCTGCGCCACCACCTCGCCCAGGCGAGGCTGGCCCTGACGGGGACCCCCTGA
- a CDS encoding HD domain-containing protein, whose product MRPDAAHDDAHLARVARWTIRCAPDQPPALAVAAALTHDVVNLPKNHPDRAHASDLSAQAVLKQLPSLGFTGDDARCIADAVRDHSYSRGATPTTPLGRALQDADRLDALGALGVLRVAGVGGQLGRALMHPGDPWAENRAPDDLAYTIDHFFTKLLRLDGTFLTPAGQAEARRRTLTMRAFLAELASELEVAPPQG is encoded by the coding sequence ATGCGGCCCGACGCGGCGCACGACGACGCGCACCTGGCCCGCGTGGCCCGCTGGACGATCCGCTGCGCCCCGGACCAGCCTCCCGCGCTGGCCGTCGCTGCCGCCCTGACGCACGACGTCGTGAACCTCCCCAAGAACCACCCCGACCGCGCCCACGCCAGCGACCTGAGCGCCCAGGCCGTCCTGAAACAGCTGCCCAGCCTGGGCTTCACCGGGGACGACGCGCGCTGCATCGCGGACGCCGTGCGCGACCACAGCTACTCACGCGGCGCGACGCCCACCACCCCGCTGGGCCGCGCGCTGCAGGACGCCGACCGCCTCGACGCTCTGGGCGCGCTGGGTGTCCTGCGCGTCGCGGGCGTCGGCGGGCAGCTGGGCCGCGCCCTGATGCACCCAGGAGACCCCTGGGCCGAGAACCGCGCCCCCGACGACCTCGCGTACACCATCGACCACTTCTTCACGAAACTCCTGCGCCTGGACGGCACGTTCCTGACCCCCGCCGGGCAGGCCGAGGCCAGACGCCGCACCCTGACCATGCGCGCGTTCCTCGCCGAACTCGCCAGCGAACTCGAAGTCGCGCCGCCGCAGGGGTGA